From Citricoccus sp. SGAir0253, a single genomic window includes:
- a CDS encoding CapA family protein: MTRPRPRATGRVPSPRRRPARLLATSLLAAGVLALPACAAAPEAELPAGSPGGPGPAPGAPPSGPDAGTDPGPGQGPRTFTLNVSGDLLWHDELWESAELDAARTGRGTMDFLPQLESVRQYAAAADLAVCHAEVPFAPEGGPYRAYPSFAAPPQAARAVAAAGFDVCTTASNHALDAGWQGLVRTLDVHEEAGIGAVGSYRSAREAEAPFVHVAEDGTRVGIVSQTYALNGIPHPAGREWSVPLLDAEAAIADARAARAAGAEIVAVHLHAGSEYVTAPNAEQVAFVEEVTASGAVDVVFGQHAHSVQPVDVVNGVWVVYGTGNLLAHQELGAPHSYDGAMVELTFTEGRDGRFAVRGAEYAPTLITPLDGDRPARVLVIPFERADHPGLAGRMDASAARTRQAIRSLDVEGLAERTASGPRAGS; encoded by the coding sequence ATGACCCGCCCCCGTCCCCGCGCGACCGGCCGGGTGCCGTCCCCGCGTCGCCGCCCCGCGCGCCTGCTCGCCACCTCCCTGCTCGCCGCGGGGGTCCTCGCCCTCCCGGCCTGCGCCGCCGCGCCGGAGGCCGAGCTCCCCGCCGGGTCGCCGGGCGGGCCGGGCCCCGCGCCCGGGGCGCCGCCGTCGGGACCGGACGCCGGGACGGATCCCGGTCCCGGGCAGGGGCCGCGCACGTTCACGCTGAACGTCTCCGGGGACCTGCTCTGGCACGACGAGCTGTGGGAGAGCGCCGAGCTCGACGCGGCGCGCACGGGCCGCGGGACCATGGACTTCCTCCCGCAGCTGGAGTCGGTGCGGCAGTACGCCGCGGCGGCCGACCTGGCCGTGTGCCATGCCGAGGTGCCGTTCGCCCCGGAGGGCGGACCCTACCGGGCCTATCCGTCCTTCGCGGCGCCCCCGCAGGCCGCCCGGGCGGTGGCGGCCGCGGGGTTCGACGTGTGCACCACCGCGTCCAACCACGCCCTCGACGCCGGCTGGCAGGGGCTCGTGCGCACCCTCGACGTGCACGAGGAGGCCGGGATCGGCGCGGTGGGCAGCTACCGCTCCGCCCGCGAGGCCGAGGCCCCCTTCGTCCACGTGGCCGAGGACGGCACGCGCGTGGGGATCGTCTCGCAGACCTACGCCCTCAACGGCATCCCGCACCCGGCCGGCCGCGAGTGGTCCGTGCCGCTGCTGGACGCCGAGGCCGCGATCGCGGACGCCCGGGCCGCGCGCGCGGCGGGGGCGGAGATCGTGGCCGTGCACCTGCACGCCGGCAGCGAGTACGTCACCGCCCCGAACGCCGAGCAGGTGGCGTTCGTGGAGGAGGTCACCGCCTCCGGCGCCGTGGACGTGGTCTTCGGCCAGCACGCCCACTCCGTGCAGCCCGTGGACGTGGTCAACGGCGTCTGGGTGGTCTACGGCACCGGCAACCTGCTGGCCCACCAGGAGCTGGGCGCGCCGCACAGCTATGACGGCGCCATGGTCGAGCTGACCTTCACCGAGGGACGGGACGGCCGCTTCGCGGTGAGGGGCGCGGAGTACGCGCCGACGCTCATCACCCCGCTCGACGGCGACCGCCCCGCCCGCGTCCTCGTCATCCCCTTCGAGCGCGCGGACCACCCCGGGCTGGCCGGGCGGATGGACGCCTCGGCCGCCAGGACGCGCCAGGCCATCCGCTCGCTCGACGTCGAGGGGCTGGCCGAGCGCACCGCGTCCGGCCCCCGGGCCGGGTCCTAG